One Akkermansiaceae bacterium genomic region harbors:
- a CDS encoding assimilatory sulfite reductase (NADPH) flavoprotein subunit, with the protein MIHFPDHAPLDDVQKKQLGAVLSTLNSEQRAWISGFLAAGPSRDTQAAAPAASKKLTVLYGTESGNCEELAEQVFKTARQNGFKPSVLNMADAKLADLKDAGSLLVVVSTWGDGEPPEAAEGFYNELMATDISLAGVEFSVCALGDTSYDQFCQTGKDIDARLEKLGAVRVAERVDCDVDFEEPFAAWNKDVWAKLGKATPSAAPSSTPAAVTPAAQQVYDKKNPFPSEVLENQLLSGDRSGKETHHLELSLEGSGFDYQPGDVLAVLPRNADDVVASILKATGLDGAGEVELKGIGRIPLATALASDLDITGLTRKVATGWLELSGSEELANLLSDDSKQAYKEWTHGRQIIDLLEEYPARELEAQQLVDILRKLPLRLYSIASSLNAHPNSVHLTVAVVRYETHDKARKGVASTFLAENAPKGSRVSVYIHENKNFRLPENGDTPIIMVGPGTGIAPFRAFVQDRAATGAKGDSWLFFGDQHYNEDFLYQLEWQEYLKSGDLTRIDLAFSRDQPEKIYVQDRMKERAAELWQWLEKGAHFYVCGNASHMAKGVHAALLDIVASEGAMSAEDAEAYVAKLKKDKRYQRDVY; encoded by the coding sequence AGCGGCAGCACCCGCTGCGAGTAAGAAGCTCACCGTGCTTTACGGCACCGAGTCAGGTAATTGCGAGGAACTCGCCGAGCAGGTTTTCAAAACCGCCAGGCAGAACGGTTTCAAGCCAAGTGTCCTCAACATGGCCGACGCCAAACTGGCCGATCTGAAGGATGCCGGCAGCTTGCTGGTTGTGGTCAGCACATGGGGTGATGGCGAACCACCTGAAGCCGCCGAGGGGTTTTATAACGAGCTCATGGCCACGGATATTTCCCTGGCTGGTGTCGAGTTCTCCGTCTGTGCCCTCGGGGATACGAGCTACGACCAGTTTTGCCAGACAGGCAAGGATATCGATGCCCGCTTGGAAAAACTGGGTGCCGTGCGCGTCGCCGAGCGGGTCGACTGCGATGTCGATTTTGAAGAACCATTCGCAGCCTGGAACAAGGACGTCTGGGCAAAGCTGGGTAAGGCGACTCCATCGGCAGCTCCATCGTCGACACCTGCCGCCGTTACCCCCGCAGCCCAACAGGTCTACGACAAAAAGAACCCGTTCCCCTCGGAAGTCCTCGAAAACCAACTGCTGAGCGGTGATCGCTCGGGAAAAGAAACCCACCATCTCGAGCTCTCGCTTGAAGGCTCGGGATTCGATTACCAACCCGGCGACGTGCTTGCCGTGCTTCCCCGTAATGCGGATGATGTCGTCGCCTCCATTCTGAAGGCGACCGGGCTTGATGGCGCTGGCGAAGTAGAGCTGAAAGGTATTGGTCGCATCCCTCTTGCAACGGCCCTGGCCTCCGACCTCGACATCACCGGGCTGACCCGCAAGGTGGCCACGGGCTGGCTGGAACTCAGCGGTTCTGAAGAGCTGGCCAATCTGTTGTCGGACGATTCCAAGCAGGCTTACAAGGAGTGGACACATGGTCGTCAGATCATTGATCTGCTTGAGGAATACCCCGCCAGGGAGCTGGAGGCACAGCAGTTGGTGGATATCCTTAGGAAGTTGCCATTGCGGCTCTATTCGATTGCATCCAGTCTCAACGCCCATCCCAACAGCGTGCATCTAACAGTAGCGGTGGTGCGCTACGAAACCCATGACAAAGCACGCAAGGGTGTTGCCTCGACCTTCCTCGCTGAAAATGCGCCGAAGGGTTCCAGGGTTTCAGTTTACATCCATGAGAACAAGAATTTCCGCCTTCCTGAAAACGGTGATACCCCGATCATTATGGTTGGTCCTGGAACCGGTATAGCGCCGTTCCGTGCGTTTGTGCAGGATCGCGCAGCCACCGGTGCCAAGGGGGACAGCTGGCTGTTTTTTGGTGACCAGCATTACAACGAGGATTTCCTCTATCAGCTTGAGTGGCAGGAGTATTTGAAAAGTGGCGACCTGACCCGTATCGACCTGGCCTTCTCCCGTGATCAACCGGAAAAGATCTACGTGCAGGACAGGATGAAAGAGCGGGCGGCAGAACTCTGGCAGTGGTTGGAAAAAGGCGCCCACTTCTACGTCTGTGGCAACGCCTCGCACATGGCGAAGGGGGTGCACGCGGCACTTCTCGACATTGTTGCCAGTGAGGGCGCTATGTCGGCCGAAGATGCCGAAGCCTATGTGGCTAAACTGAAAAAGGACAAACGCTACCAGCGGGATGTTTATTAG